From the Polynucleobacter acidiphobus genome, the window AGCCCAATTGCAGATAACTGTCCCACAGCTTCATACGTTAGGGTGCCAGAGCGACTCACAACTCCAATGCGACCTTTGCGATGAATATGACCAGGCATGATGCCGATCTTGATTTCCTCAGGAGTAATCAAACCAGGGCAATTGGGGCCTAACAATAAGGTCTTCTTACCGCCCTTGGCTTCTTTTTGCAGCATCTTGTTGCGAACTTCGAGCATGTCGCGCACTGGAATGCCTTCGGTGATACAAATGACTAAATCTAGATCGGCCTCAACCGCTTCCCAAATCGCTGCGGCAGCACCTGGAGGTGGAACATAGATCACCGAAACCGTAGCACCGGTTTCTTTGGCAGCATCTTTAACAGTTCCAAAGATCGGAATCCCAAAAATCGATTCGCCAGCTTTTTTAGGATTGACGCCAGCCACAAAGCAGTTTTTACCGTTTGCGTATTCTTGGCACTTCTCCGTATGAAACTGGCCGGTCTTGCCGGTAATCCCTTGGGTAATAACGCGTGTATTTTTATTAATCAAGATTGACATAGTGATTTCCTCAAATTAGATGGTCGCTTACTTGCCTTGCACAGCCGCCACAACTTTTGTTGCCGCCTCAGCCATGGAATCAGCACTGATGATGGGTAATCCCGAGTCAGCCAAAATCTTTTTGCCTAACTCTTCGTTGGTCCCCTTCATCCGAACCACCAAAGGAACAGATAAATTGACTGCTTTACACGCAGTCACTACGCCATCGGCAATCACATCGCAACGCATGATGCCGCCAAAAATATTGACCAAAATAGCTTTCACACTCTTGTTTTTGAGCATGATCTTGAACGCTTCAGTTACTTTCTCTGCCGTTGCGCCACCGCCTACATCTAAAAAGTTCGCTGGCTGGCCACCAAATAATTTGATGGTGTCCATCGTCGCCATCGCCAAGCCTGCGCCATTAACCAAACAACCAATATTGCCATCAAGGGAAATGTAGGCAAGATCAAATTTAGATGCTTCAATTTCAGCAGGATCCTCTTCATCCACATCACGATAGGCCACGATCTCAGGATGGCGATACAGTGCATTTGAATCAAAGTTAAATTTCGCATCGAGAGCCTTGATATTTCCATTGCCCTCAAGAATGAGTGGATTAATTTCCACCAAAGATGCGTCGGTATCCCAATAGGTTTTGTAGAGATTTTTCAATACCTCACGAGCTTGGGCTTGTGAGCCCTCAGGAACACCGATACCTTTGCTGAGTTGATCGCACTGCGCATCGGTTAATCCAACTAATGGATCAACAAATACTTTAATAATTTTCTCAGGAGTCTTTTCTGCAACCTCTTCGATATCCATACCGCCCTCGCTCGAGGCCATCACGACCACTTTCTGGGTGGCGCGGTCGGTCAAAATTCCGAGGTAGTACTCTTTCTTAATATCAGCGCCGTCCTCAACTAATAAACGGCGTACTTTTTGTCCCTC encodes:
- the sucC gene encoding ADP-forming succinate--CoA ligase subunit beta, giving the protein MKIHEYQGKEILRQFNVPVPNGIPAFSIDEAIEAAKKLGGPVWVVKAQIHAGGRGKGGGVKVAKSMDEVKQYASAILGMQLKTHQTGPEGQKVRRLLVEDGADIKKEYYLGILTDRATQKVVVMASSEGGMDIEEVAEKTPEKIIKVFVDPLVGLTDAQCDQLSKGIGVPEGSQAQAREVLKNLYKTYWDTDASLVEINPLILEGNGNIKALDAKFNFDSNALYRHPEIVAYRDVDEEDPAEIEASKFDLAYISLDGNIGCLVNGAGLAMATMDTIKLFGGQPANFLDVGGGATAEKVTEAFKIMLKNKSVKAILVNIFGGIMRCDVIADGVVTACKAVNLSVPLVVRMKGTNEELGKKILADSGLPIISADSMAEAATKVVAAVQGK
- the sucD gene encoding succinate--CoA ligase subunit alpha gives rise to the protein MSILINKNTRVITQGITGKTGQFHTEKCQEYANGKNCFVAGVNPKKAGESIFGIPIFGTVKDAAKETGATVSVIYVPPPGAAAAIWEAVEADLDLVICITEGIPVRDMLEVRNKMLQKEAKGGKKTLLLGPNCPGLITPEEIKIGIMPGHIHRKGRIGVVSRSGTLTYEAVGQLSAIGLGQSTAVGIGGDPINGLKHIDVMKMFNEDPETDAVIMIGEIGGPDEVEAARWCKTNMKKPVVGFIAGVTAPPGKRMGHAGALISGGADTADAKLAVMEECGFKVTKNPSEMATLLKAMI